A single region of the Streptomyces sp. AM 4-1-1 genome encodes:
- a CDS encoding helix-turn-helix domain-containing protein, translating into MSIGNSPEDDRPSIGRVLQQARIAAGLTVEEVSTSTRVRVPIVRAIESDDFSRCGGDVYARGHIRTFASTVGLDPEPLVSQYDAEHGGRPAPTPAAPLFEAERIRSEPRRPNWTAAMVAAIVAVVGFAGFTLLSGGDDSGSAAKVAEGPAPEKTSAEPTPSKPADPKPVPSDSAIAAAPLDKVTVKLSATQGKSWISAKDHNGRQLFDGLLEKGDSKTFQDKERVDLIVGDAGAIELFVNGKKVEDEFESGQVERLSYTKGDPEDG; encoded by the coding sequence GTGTCCATCGGCAACTCTCCCGAAGACGACCGGCCTTCGATCGGTCGTGTCCTCCAGCAGGCCCGCATAGCCGCAGGTCTCACGGTCGAAGAGGTCAGCACCTCCACCCGGGTGCGCGTCCCTATCGTGCGCGCGATCGAGAGCGACGACTTCTCCCGCTGCGGCGGTGACGTGTACGCGCGCGGACACATCCGTACGTTCGCGAGCACCGTCGGGCTGGACCCGGAACCTCTGGTCTCGCAGTACGACGCCGAGCACGGCGGGCGTCCCGCGCCCACCCCGGCGGCGCCGCTGTTCGAAGCGGAACGAATCCGGTCCGAACCCCGCAGGCCCAACTGGACCGCCGCCATGGTCGCGGCGATCGTCGCGGTCGTCGGATTCGCCGGCTTCACCCTCCTCAGCGGAGGTGACGACAGCGGCTCCGCCGCGAAGGTCGCGGAGGGTCCGGCCCCCGAGAAGACCAGTGCCGAGCCGACTCCCAGCAAGCCCGCCGACCCCAAGCCCGTGCCCTCGGACAGCGCCATCGCGGCCGCACCGCTCGACAAGGTGACCGTGAAGCTCAGCGCCACCCAGGGAAAGAGCTGGATCTCGGCCAAGGACCACAACGGACGTCAGCTCTTCGACGGGCTCCTTGAGAAGGGCGACTCCAAGACCTTCCAGGACAAGGAGCGCGTCGATCTCATCGTGGGCGACGCCGGGGCCATCGAGCTCTTCGTCAACGGCAAGAAGGTCGAGGACGAGTTCGAATCCGGACAGGTCGAGCGGCTCTCGTACACGAAGGGTGACCCGGAGGACGGCTGA
- a CDS encoding HAMP domain-containing protein — MKKQRNGTIEVDAASLNRLLSAMVAMRDGNFRRRLTVSGDGVMTEIAAVFNEVADRNLHLTGELARVRRVVGREGKLTERLEKGTCEGSWAAAIDASNELVDDLARPVSEVGRVLSAVADGDLEQRMELRSHTADETVRPLRGEFLKVARTVNNLVDQLSAFTEQVTRVAVEVGTEGKLGGQAQVRGMSGSWKDLTDSVNTMAYRLTAQVRDIALVTTAVAKGDLSRKVTVHVAGEMLQLKNTVNTMVDQLSSFSSEVTRVAREVGTEGELGGQAQVPGVAGVWKDLTDSVNTMAGNLTSQVRGIAEVTTAVASGDLSQKVTVTARGEVAQLAETINQMTETLRTFADEVTRVASEVGGEGLLGGQAQVPGAAGTWKDLTDSVNTVFRNLTTQVRDIAQVTTAVASGDMSQKVTVDVAGEMLELKNTVNTMVDQLQSFGSEVTRVAREVGVEGRLGGQAEVPGAAGTWKDLTDSVNTAFRNLTGQVRDIAQVTTAVANGDLSQKVTVDVAGEMLELKNTVNTMVAQLSSFADQVTRMARDVGTEGRLGGQARVDGVSGTWKELTDSVNFMAGNLTDQVRQIAQVTTAVARGDLSQKIDVDARGEILELKNTINTMVDQLSAFAEQVTRVAREVGTDGRLGGQARVPGVAGVWRDLTDSVNGMAGNLTDQVRSIAQVATAVARGDLSQKIDVDARGEILELKNTLNTMVDQLSNFAEQVTRVAREVGTAGILGGQAEVQGVSGTWKDLTQSVNGMANNLTMQVRNIAEVTTAVAKGDLSKKITVDAKGEILELVTTVNTMVDQLLNFADEVTRVAREVGTEGILGGQARVRGATGIWKDLSDNVNLMANNLTSQVRNISRVSSAVANGDLTKKVTVEARGEVAELADTVNTMVTTLSSFADEVTRVAREVGTEGELGGQARVPGVSGTWKDLTESVNSMASNLTGQVRQIATVTTAIAKGDLTKKIDIDARGEIQELKNTINTMVDQLSSFAEQVTRVAREVGTEGQLGGQARVRDVDGTWRDLTESVNEMAGNLTRQVRAIAAVATAVTRGDLNLKIDVDAAGEIQVLQDNINTMIANLRDTTLANKEQDWLKGNLARISGLMQGRRDLDDVASLIMSELTPVVSAQHGAFFLAMGTGDTDEVGSDDADDNAYELRMRGSYGYSAGSMPTSFRPGETLIGTAAEEKRTIQVDNVPPGYLKISSGLGEAPPAHVIVLPVLFEGKVLGVIELASFQPFTHIQRDFLNQLAEMIATSVNTISVNTKTEKLLEQSQELTEQLRDRSQELENRQKALQASNAELEEKAELLARQNRDIEVKNTEIEEARQVLEERAEQLAVSMRYKSEFLANMSHELRTPLNSLLILAKLLADNAEGNLSPKQVEFAETIHGAGSDLLQLINDILDLSKVEAGKMDVSPTRIALVQLVDYVEATFRPLTAEKGLDFSVRVSPELPATLHTDEQRLLQVLRNLLSNAVKFTDTGAVELVIRPAGTDVPNAIREQLLEAGSLREVDGDLIAFSVTDTGIGIASSKMLVIFEAFKQADGTTSRKYGGTGLGLSISREIARLLGGEIHAASEPGRGSTFTLYLPLHPSELPPQGYPHIGPGPAESHGGVGDDGARGETSGPVDATRPVDGPAGAAGLFRHRRKALGAGERRPALPPRPAAEPAPQESWVPSTGGQEEPEARRTFRFRGEKVLIVDDDIRNVFALTSVLEQHGLSVLYAENGREGIEVLEQHDDVTVVLMDIMMPEMDGYATTTAIRRMPQFAGLPIVALTAKAMKGDREKAIESGASDYVTKPVDSDHLLSVMQQWMRGE; from the coding sequence GTGAAGAAACAGCGCAACGGAACCATCGAGGTCGACGCGGCATCTCTGAACAGGCTGCTGTCGGCCATGGTGGCGATGCGCGACGGGAACTTCCGCAGACGTCTGACCGTGTCCGGCGACGGCGTGATGACGGAGATCGCGGCGGTCTTCAACGAGGTCGCGGACCGTAATCTCCACCTCACGGGTGAACTGGCACGGGTACGGCGTGTGGTCGGCCGGGAGGGCAAGCTCACCGAGCGCCTGGAGAAGGGGACCTGTGAGGGTTCCTGGGCGGCGGCGATCGACGCCTCGAACGAACTGGTCGACGATCTGGCGCGACCGGTCTCCGAAGTCGGGCGGGTGCTGTCGGCGGTGGCCGACGGCGATCTGGAACAGCGGATGGAGCTGCGGTCGCACACGGCCGACGAGACCGTCCGGCCGTTGCGCGGCGAGTTCCTGAAGGTCGCCCGTACGGTCAACAACCTCGTCGACCAGCTGTCGGCGTTCACCGAACAGGTGACGCGCGTAGCGGTCGAGGTGGGTACGGAGGGCAAGCTGGGCGGCCAGGCCCAGGTGCGCGGCATGTCGGGGTCGTGGAAGGACCTCACGGACTCCGTGAACACCATGGCGTACCGGCTGACCGCCCAGGTGCGTGACATCGCCCTCGTGACGACGGCCGTCGCCAAGGGCGATCTGTCGCGGAAGGTCACCGTCCATGTGGCCGGGGAGATGCTCCAGCTGAAGAACACCGTCAACACGATGGTCGACCAGCTGTCCTCGTTCTCCTCCGAGGTCACCCGGGTCGCACGTGAGGTCGGCACCGAGGGCGAGCTGGGGGGGCAGGCCCAGGTGCCGGGGGTCGCCGGGGTCTGGAAGGACCTCACCGACTCCGTCAACACGATGGCGGGGAACCTGACGTCCCAGGTGCGCGGCATCGCCGAGGTGACGACGGCGGTCGCCAGCGGCGACCTGTCGCAGAAGGTCACGGTGACCGCGCGGGGCGAGGTCGCGCAGCTGGCCGAGACGATCAACCAGATGACCGAGACGCTGCGGACCTTCGCGGACGAGGTCACCCGGGTGGCGAGCGAGGTCGGCGGTGAGGGGCTGCTCGGTGGCCAGGCGCAGGTGCCGGGCGCCGCGGGCACGTGGAAGGACCTGACGGACTCCGTCAACACGGTCTTCCGGAACCTCACGACCCAGGTGCGGGACATCGCGCAGGTGACCACGGCGGTGGCCAGTGGCGACATGTCGCAGAAGGTCACCGTGGACGTCGCGGGCGAGATGCTTGAGCTGAAGAACACCGTCAACACCATGGTGGACCAGCTTCAGTCCTTCGGGTCCGAGGTGACCCGGGTGGCCCGTGAGGTCGGTGTCGAGGGACGGCTGGGCGGTCAGGCCGAGGTGCCGGGCGCGGCCGGGACCTGGAAGGACCTCACCGACTCGGTGAACACGGCGTTCCGGAACCTGACCGGTCAGGTGCGGGACATCGCGCAGGTGACGACGGCGGTCGCGAACGGCGATCTGTCGCAGAAGGTCACCGTGGACGTCGCGGGCGAGATGCTTGAGCTGAAGAACACCGTCAACACCATGGTGGCGCAGCTGTCGTCCTTCGCCGACCAGGTGACGAGGATGGCCCGAGACGTGGGGACGGAGGGCCGCCTCGGTGGCCAGGCGCGGGTCGACGGCGTCTCCGGTACCTGGAAGGAACTCACCGACTCCGTCAACTTCATGGCGGGCAATCTCACCGATCAGGTGCGTCAGATCGCTCAGGTGACGACGGCCGTCGCGCGGGGCGACCTGTCGCAGAAGATCGATGTGGACGCGCGGGGCGAGATCCTGGAGTTGAAGAACACCATCAACACGATGGTGGACCAGCTCTCCGCGTTCGCCGAGCAGGTGACCCGGGTGGCGCGCGAGGTGGGCACGGACGGCAGGCTCGGTGGCCAGGCGCGGGTGCCCGGGGTGGCCGGTGTCTGGCGCGATCTGACCGACTCGGTGAACGGCATGGCGGGGAACCTCACCGACCAGGTCCGCAGCATCGCCCAGGTGGCCACCGCGGTGGCGCGCGGTGATCTCTCGCAGAAGATCGACGTGGACGCGCGGGGCGAGATCCTGGAGCTGAAGAACACCCTCAACACGATGGTGGACCAGCTCTCGAACTTCGCCGAGCAGGTGACGAGGGTCGCCCGCGAGGTCGGCACGGCGGGCATCCTGGGCGGCCAGGCCGAGGTGCAGGGCGTCTCGGGTACGTGGAAGGACCTGACCCAGTCCGTCAACGGCATGGCGAACAACCTGACCATGCAGGTCCGCAACATCGCCGAGGTCACCACCGCGGTCGCCAAGGGCGACCTGTCGAAGAAGATCACCGTCGACGCCAAGGGCGAGATCCTTGAGCTGGTCACGACCGTCAACACCATGGTCGACCAGTTGCTGAACTTCGCGGACGAGGTGACACGCGTCGCACGTGAGGTCGGTACCGAGGGCATCCTCGGCGGTCAGGCGCGGGTGCGTGGTGCGACCGGCATCTGGAAGGACCTCAGCGACAACGTCAACCTGATGGCCAACAACCTCACCAGTCAGGTGCGGAACATCTCGCGGGTCTCGTCCGCCGTCGCCAACGGCGATCTGACGAAGAAGGTCACCGTCGAGGCGCGCGGTGAGGTCGCCGAGCTGGCCGACACCGTCAACACGATGGTGACCACCCTGTCGTCGTTCGCCGACGAGGTGACACGCGTCGCACGCGAGGTGGGTACGGAGGGCGAGCTGGGCGGTCAGGCCCGCGTCCCGGGCGTCTCCGGCACCTGGAAGGACCTCACCGAGTCCGTGAACTCGATGGCGTCCAACCTCACCGGTCAGGTGCGCCAGATCGCCACGGTCACCACCGCCATCGCCAAGGGTGATCTCACCAAGAAGATCGACATCGACGCGCGCGGTGAGATCCAGGAGCTGAAGAACACCATCAACACGATGGTCGACCAGCTGTCGTCCTTCGCGGAGCAGGTGACCAGAGTGGCCCGTGAGGTGGGCACCGAGGGGCAGCTGGGCGGCCAGGCCCGCGTGCGGGACGTCGACGGCACCTGGCGCGACCTCACCGAGTCGGTGAACGAGATGGCCGGGAACCTCACCCGGCAGGTGCGCGCCATCGCGGCCGTCGCGACCGCGGTGACCCGCGGCGATCTGAACCTGAAGATCGACGTGGACGCGGCCGGCGAGATCCAGGTGCTCCAGGACAACATCAACACGATGATCGCCAACCTGCGCGACACCACGCTCGCCAACAAGGAACAGGACTGGCTCAAGGGCAATCTCGCCCGGATCTCCGGTCTGATGCAGGGCCGCCGCGATCTGGACGACGTCGCCTCGCTGATCATGAGCGAGCTGACCCCGGTGGTCTCCGCCCAGCACGGCGCGTTCTTCCTCGCGATGGGGACCGGCGACACGGACGAGGTCGGCTCGGACGACGCCGACGACAACGCGTACGAGCTGCGGATGCGCGGCAGTTACGGGTACTCGGCAGGCTCGATGCCGACCTCCTTCCGGCCGGGCGAGACACTGATCGGCACGGCCGCCGAGGAGAAGCGCACCATCCAGGTGGACAACGTGCCGCCCGGCTATCTGAAGATCTCCTCGGGTCTCGGCGAGGCGCCGCCGGCCCATGTGATCGTGCTGCCGGTGCTGTTCGAGGGGAAGGTCCTCGGAGTGATCGAGCTGGCGTCGTTCCAGCCGTTCACCCACATCCAGCGGGACTTCCTGAACCAGCTCGCCGAGATGATCGCGACGAGTGTCAACACCATCAGCGTCAACACGAAGACGGAGAAGCTCCTTGAGCAGTCGCAGGAGCTGACCGAACAGCTCCGCGACCGTTCGCAGGAGCTGGAGAACCGGCAGAAGGCCCTTCAGGCGTCCAACGCGGAACTGGAGGAGAAGGCCGAGCTGCTGGCCCGGCAGAACCGGGACATCGAGGTGAAGAACACCGAGATCGAGGAGGCCCGGCAGGTCCTTGAGGAGCGCGCCGAACAGCTCGCGGTCTCGATGCGCTACAAGTCCGAGTTCCTGGCGAACATGTCGCACGAGCTGCGTACCCCGCTCAACTCGCTGCTCATCCTGGCGAAACTGCTGGCGGACAACGCCGAGGGCAATCTGTCGCCGAAGCAGGTGGAGTTCGCCGAGACGATCCACGGAGCCGGTTCCGATCTGCTCCAGCTGATCAACGACATCCTCGACCTGTCGAAGGTCGAGGCGGGCAAGATGGACGTCAGCCCGACCAGGATCGCGCTGGTCCAGCTGGTCGACTACGTCGAGGCGACGTTCCGGCCGCTGACCGCCGAGAAGGGGCTCGACTTCTCCGTACGGGTGTCGCCGGAACTGCCCGCGACGCTGCACACGGACGAGCAGCGGCTGCTCCAGGTGCTGCGCAACCTGCTGTCCAACGCGGTGAAGTTCACGGACACGGGCGCGGTCGAGCTGGTGATCCGGCCGGCGGGTACCGATGTGCCGAACGCGATCCGTGAGCAGTTGCTGGAGGCCGGTTCGCTGCGCGAGGTGGACGGTGACCTGATCGCGTTCTCGGTCACCGACACCGGTATCGGGATCGCGTCCAGCAAGATGCTGGTCATCTTCGAGGCGTTCAAGCAGGCGGACGGGACGACCAGTCGCAAGTACGGCGGTACCGGGCTCGGTCTCTCGATCAGCCGGGAGATCGCCCGGCTGCTGGGAGGCGAGATCCACGCGGCGAGCGAGCCGGGACGGGGCTCGACGTTCACGCTGTACCTGCCGTTGCACCCCAGCGAGTTGCCGCCGCAGGGCTATCCGCACATCGGGCCGGGGCCCGCCGAGTCGCACGGGGGCGTGGGTGACGACGGGGCGCGCGGGGAGACGTCCGGGCCCGTCGACGCGACGCGTCCGGTCGACGGACCGGCCGGTGCCGCGGGGCTGTTCCGGCACCGGCGCAAGGCGCTGGGAGCGGGGGAGCGGCGGCCCGCGCTGCCTCCGAGGCCGGCCGCCGAGCCGGCGCCGCAGGAGTCGTGGGTGCCGAGCACGGGTGGTCAGGAGGAGCCGGAGGCACGCAGGACGTTCCGGTTCCGCGGCGAGAAGGTGCTGATCGTCGACGACGACATCCGTAACGTCTTCGCGCTCACCAGCGTGCTGGAGCAGCACGGCCTCTCCGTGCTGTACGCGGAGAACGGCCGCGAGGGCATCGAAGTCCTGGAGCAGCACGACGATGTGACGGTCGTGCTGATGGACATCATGATGCCGGAGATGGACGGATACGCGACGACGACGGCGATCCGCCGGATGCCGCAGTTCGCCGGGCTGCCGATCGTCGCGCTCACCGCGAAGGCGATGAAGGGCGACCGGGAGAAGGCGATCGAGTCGGGTGCTTCGGACTACGTCACCAAGCCCGTCGACTCCGATCACCTGCTCTCCGTGATGCAGCAGTGGATGCGTGGAGAGTGA
- a CDS encoding response regulator, which produces MVQKAKILLVDDRPENLLALEAILSALDQTLVRASSGEEALKALLTDDFAVILLDVQMPGMDGFETAAHIKRRERTRDIPIIFLTAINHGPHHTFRGYAAGAVDYISKPFDPWVLRAKVSVFVELYMKNCQLREQAALLRLQLEGGGGPGSGDGEPAGLLAELSARLAAVEEQAEALSKQLDDDSADAGAVATAAHLERKLTGLRRALDALEPGTGGVSAFPAQN; this is translated from the coding sequence ATGGTGCAGAAGGCCAAGATCCTCCTGGTCGATGACCGGCCGGAGAATCTGCTGGCGCTGGAGGCCATCCTCTCTGCGCTCGATCAGACACTGGTGCGGGCATCGTCAGGGGAGGAAGCGCTCAAAGCGCTGCTCACGGACGACTTTGCGGTCATTCTGCTGGACGTCCAGATGCCGGGCATGGACGGCTTCGAGACCGCCGCGCACATCAAGCGGCGGGAGCGGACGCGGGACATCCCGATCATCTTCCTCACCGCCATCAACCACGGCCCGCACCACACCTTCCGGGGTTACGCGGCGGGTGCCGTGGACTACATCTCGAAGCCGTTCGACCCCTGGGTGCTGCGCGCCAAGGTGTCGGTCTTCGTCGAGCTGTACATGAAGAACTGCCAACTGCGTGAGCAGGCGGCGCTGCTGAGACTCCAGCTGGAGGGCGGTGGCGGCCCCGGCTCCGGCGACGGCGAGCCCGCCGGGCTGCTGGCCGAACTCTCGGCGCGTCTCGCGGCAGTTGAGGAACAGGCCGAAGCGCTCTCCAAGCAGCTCGACGACGACTCGGCGGACGCCGGAGCGGTGGCGACCGCCGCCCATCTCGAACGCAAGCTGACCGGACTGCGCCGCGCGCTCGACGCGCTGGAGCCCGGTACCGGCGGCGTGAGCGCCTTCCCCGCGCAGAACTGA
- a CDS encoding DNA translocase FtsK yields the protein MASRTSGKGSQGTAGPAKRVGRTPGPARKAAPAKKTAAKKTVPAKRAPARKPPPKPAPSPTGGVYRLVRAVWLGAAHGIGALLRGIGRGAKGLDPAHRKDGVALLLLGLALIVAAGTWSNLRGPVGDLVEMLVTGAFGRLDLLVPILLGAIAVRLILYPEKPEANGRIVIGLSALVVGVLGQVHIACGAPDRGDGTDAMQDAGGLIGWAASKPLIFTMGEVLAVPLLLLLTVFGLLVVTATPVNAIPHRLRQLGVKLGVIAPSYDDGADLGEESDDERYDEQWREALPARSRRSPVRRSEAPGDHHGPDEYEAEAEALTKRRRPRRASAQPAMNRPMDAVDVAAAAAAALDGAVLNGMPPSPVVADLTQGVSADRDQRRAGTPLPGAREAETSERTAGRRNAGRAQEPAATGGVPDLTKPVPDRSQSEPLPSRAEQLQLSGDISYALPSLDLLERGGPGKTRSAANDAIVASLTNVFTEFKVDAAVTGFTRGPTVTRYEVELGPAVKVERITALAKNIAYAVASPDVRIISPIPGKSAVGIEIPNSDREMVNLGDVLRLADAAEDDHPMLVALGKNVEGGYEMANLAKMPHVLVAGATGSGKSSCINCLITSVMARATPEQVKMVLVDPKRVELTAYEGIPHLITPIITNPKRAAEALQWVVREMDLRYDDLAAFGYRHIDDFNHAVRTGKAKPPEGSERELTPYPYLLVIVDELADLMMVAPRDVEDAIVRITQLARAAGIHLVLATQRPSVDVVTGLIKANVPSRLAFATSSLADSRVILDQPGAEKLIGKGDGLFLPMGANKPTRMQGAFVTEAEVAAVVQHCKDQMAPVFREDVVVGTAKKKEIDEDIGDDLDLLCQAAELVVSTQFGSTSMLQRKLRVGFAKAGRLMDLMESRSIVGPSEGSKARDVLLKADDLDGVLAEIRGETAS from the coding sequence ATGGCCTCACGTACGTCCGGCAAGGGTTCCCAGGGCACGGCGGGCCCCGCGAAGCGCGTCGGCCGTACTCCTGGCCCGGCGCGGAAAGCCGCGCCCGCCAAGAAGACCGCCGCGAAGAAGACCGTGCCCGCGAAGAGGGCGCCCGCCAGGAAGCCCCCGCCCAAGCCGGCGCCGTCCCCCACCGGGGGCGTGTACCGGCTGGTACGCGCCGTCTGGCTGGGCGCCGCGCACGGCATCGGCGCCCTTCTGCGCGGCATAGGGCGCGGCGCCAAGGGGCTCGACCCGGCCCACCGCAAGGACGGCGTCGCCCTGCTGCTGCTCGGCCTCGCGCTGATCGTGGCCGCGGGCACCTGGTCGAATCTGCGGGGTCCCGTCGGGGACCTGGTCGAGATGCTCGTCACCGGCGCCTTCGGACGCCTCGATCTGCTGGTGCCGATACTGCTGGGCGCCATCGCCGTGCGGCTGATCCTCTATCCCGAGAAGCCCGAGGCCAACGGGCGCATCGTCATCGGCCTCTCGGCCCTGGTCGTCGGAGTGCTCGGCCAGGTCCACATCGCCTGCGGGGCGCCCGACCGGGGGGACGGCACCGACGCCATGCAGGACGCGGGCGGGCTGATCGGCTGGGCCGCCTCCAAACCGCTGATCTTCACCATGGGTGAGGTGCTGGCCGTTCCGCTGCTCCTGCTGCTCACCGTCTTCGGGCTGCTGGTCGTCACCGCGACCCCGGTGAACGCGATCCCGCACCGGCTGCGCCAGCTCGGCGTCAAGCTGGGCGTCATCGCGCCGTCGTACGACGACGGAGCGGACCTCGGGGAGGAGAGCGACGACGAACGCTACGACGAGCAGTGGCGCGAGGCGCTGCCCGCCCGTTCCCGCCGCTCGCCCGTACGACGCTCCGAGGCACCGGGCGACCACCACGGTCCTGACGAGTACGAGGCCGAGGCCGAGGCGCTGACGAAGCGCCGCAGGCCGCGCAGGGCCTCCGCGCAGCCCGCCATGAACCGGCCGATGGACGCGGTGGACGTCGCCGCTGCCGCCGCCGCGGCGCTGGACGGCGCCGTGCTCAACGGCATGCCTCCCTCACCGGTCGTCGCCGACCTCACCCAGGGCGTCTCGGCCGACCGGGACCAGAGGCGGGCCGGAACACCGCTGCCTGGCGCCCGGGAGGCGGAGACGTCCGAACGCACCGCCGGACGGCGGAACGCGGGGCGGGCACAGGAGCCGGCGGCGACCGGTGGTGTGCCCGATCTGACCAAACCCGTACCCGACCGTTCACAGTCGGAGCCGCTGCCGTCGCGCGCCGAGCAGCTTCAGCTCTCCGGTGACATCAGCTACGCGCTGCCCTCACTCGACCTGCTGGAGCGCGGCGGCCCGGGGAAGACACGCAGCGCGGCCAACGACGCGATCGTCGCCTCGCTCACGAACGTCTTCACCGAGTTCAAGGTCGACGCGGCCGTCACCGGGTTCACCCGCGGTCCGACGGTGACGCGCTACGAGGTCGAGCTGGGCCCGGCCGTCAAGGTCGAGCGGATCACCGCGCTCGCGAAGAACATCGCGTACGCCGTCGCCAGCCCCGACGTCCGGATCATCTCCCCGATCCCCGGCAAGTCCGCGGTCGGCATCGAGATCCCCAACAGCGACCGGGAGATGGTGAACCTCGGCGACGTCCTGCGCCTCGCGGACGCGGCCGAGGACGACCACCCGATGCTGGTGGCGCTCGGCAAGAACGTCGAGGGCGGCTACGAGATGGCCAACCTGGCGAAGATGCCGCACGTCCTGGTCGCCGGAGCGACCGGTTCCGGCAAGTCCTCCTGCATCAACTGCCTGATCACCTCGGTCATGGCGCGGGCGACCCCGGAGCAGGTGAAAATGGTGCTCGTCGATCCCAAGCGGGTCGAGCTCACCGCGTACGAGGGCATCCCGCACCTGATCACCCCGATCATCACCAACCCGAAGCGGGCCGCCGAGGCGCTCCAGTGGGTGGTGCGCGAGATGGACCTGCGCTACGACGACCTCGCGGCGTTCGGTTACCGGCACATCGACGACTTCAACCACGCGGTGCGCACCGGCAAGGCCAAGCCGCCCGAGGGCAGTGAGCGCGAGCTGACCCCGTACCCGTACCTGCTGGTGATCGTCGACGAGCTGGCCGACCTGATGATGGTCGCTCCGCGTGACGTCGAGGACGCCATCGTCCGGATCACCCAGCTGGCGCGGGCGGCGGGCATCCACCTGGTGCTCGCCACCCAGCGTCCGTCGGTCGACGTCGTCACCGGTCTGATCAAGGCGAACGTCCCGTCCCGGCTGGCCTTCGCGACCTCCTCGCTCGCCGACAGCCGGGTCATCCTCGACCAGCCGGGCGCCGAGAAGCTCATCGGCAAGGGCGACGGACTGTTCCTGCCGATGGGGGCCAACAAGCCCACCCGTATGCAGGGCGCCTTCGTCACGGAGGCCGAGGTCGCGGCCGTCGTCCAGCACTGCAAGGACCAGATGGCCCCCGTCTTCCGCGAGGACGTGGTGGTCGGCACGGCCAAGAAGAAGGAGATCGACGAGGACATCGGCGACGACCTGGACCTGTTGTGCCAGGCGGCCGAACTGGTCGTCTCCACACAGTTCGGATCGACCTCGATGCTCCAGCGCAAACTGCGCGTCGGCTTCGCCAAGGCGGGCCGGCTGATGGACCTGATGGAGTCCCGGAGCATCGTCGGGCCCAGCGAGGGGTCGAAGGCGCGCGACGTACTGCTGAAGGCCGACGATCTGGACGGGGTGTTGGCCGAGATCCGCGGGGAAACCGCTTCCTGA